In Deltaproteobacteria bacterium, the DNA window CGCACGCTGCACTCCTCTCATAGCGCGTGTTTTTCTTTTGCTGTTTCTTGCTCCGACAGTCGCTTCCGCCCAAGTGATTGGCGGAGGATGGATGATTAGCCTCTATGGTATGGTGCAAGTTGAGCCCGGCAATGGTGTAACGACGCTGAAGGTCAAAGACGAACTCATTCGCTTCGTCATTCACAATATCCAGTGTTCGGATCGTAATTTTTCGACGGGGCGGTTCATGACCGATGTGACTCACAAAGAACCAGGCATCTTCATTAAGGGTCCTGAGGAATGGCAGGACATACTAATCAAAGAGCGTCCAGGTAAACGTGTCTTGCTGATGCGTGGGGCATACTATCCGGATTCACGGATGTTGCTGCTTCATAAGTTGGAACCGTTTCATGGAGTGTCGACTCCGCAGCCACGTTAATCCCCTCCGGCTTTTGCCGGTGCGTGAGGCATGATACTATCTCCACATTGAGGTGGAGGTGGTTGTGCGGTCGGTGGAGGAGATTCTCATCCAAGAAGCGGGAGTCCCCGCTGATACCCTTGCGAAAGCGCGAGAACGGCTAAAGCCGGACAAAGATCTCGGTGATGCTTTGCGCGAACTCGGGGCGCTCGATGCTAAGGGCTGGGCAAAAGTCCAGGCTTCTTATTATGGCCTTTCCTATCGAGATACCCTTTCATGGGATAGGCAAAACTCGGAGTTACTGACTCGCGTTCCCTTAGCCTTTGCTAAACAGTATCAACTTCTCCCCTGCGTATTGACTGACGAAGCGTTGACTGTGGCGATTGCGAATCCTCGTGAAATCGCAGCGTTGGATGACTTACGGTTGCTGTTTCATCGACCAGTGCAGCCGTTCATTGTCCCCAAACCGGTGCTGCACGACGCATTGAATCACACCTACGATCAAGCCTCGCAATCGACGCAAGCGCTGCTTGATACGCTTGACGAAAAAGTGCTCGACCTCGATGCTGCTGAGTGGCAAGAACCCCGAGATTTGCTCGAAGCTGATGACGAAGCGCCGATCATTCGTCTCGTGAACTCACTCTTTTATCAAGCAGCGAAGGAACGAGCGAGTGATATTCATATTGAACCATTTGAGCAGGAGTTGCTGATTCGTTTTCGCGTCGATGGCATTCTGTATGACGCAGTGACACCACCGCGTGCAATTCAGCCGTTGTTGATCTCACGCATCAAGATCATGGCGGGGCTTCACATTGCTGAAAAACGGTTGCCTCAGGATGGTCGTATCCGCCTCAAAATTGCCGGCAAAGATGTGGATATGCGTGTGTCGGTGATTCCAACCGCCTTTGGTGAGCGTGTGGTTTTGCGCTTGCTTGATCGCTCTAGTGCGTTGCTTGGCCTGGAAGAGCTTGGTCTCAGTGGACGAAACTTAGAGCTGGTTAATCGCCTTATCTATCAGAGTCATGGCATTGTGTTGGTAACCGGACCAACCGGCGCGGGAAAAACCACGACACTCTACGCGGCGTTAAGTAAGATCAACTCAAGCGAGAAGAACATTCTGGCGATTGAAGATCCGATTGAGTACCAGTTGCGTGGGATAGGGCAGATGCAGGTACATCCAAAGATCGACCTCACGTTCGCGGCAGGACTGCGCTCGATTCTTCGACAAGATCCTGATGTCATCATGATCGGTGAAATCCGTGATGCTGAGACTGCGGAAATTGCCATTCAGGCTGCGCTCACTGGTCACTTGGTGTTCTCGACCTTACATACTAACGATTCATTCGGCGCGGTCTCACGGTTACTTGATATGGGGATTGAGTCATTTCTTGTGTCATCGTCACTCCTCGGAGTGATGGCGCAGCGGTTAGTACGCCGCGTGTGTGCTCAGTGTCGGCAAGCCTATGTGCCCGATGACAGCAAAATACGGGAAGTCGGCCTCTCACCAGAATACGTTGCTGGCCGTCCTTTCTACAGGGCTGGGACGGGGTGTGAGGCGTGCCAGCAAAAGGGCTATCGTGGTCGCGTTGGCATTCATGAACTGTTGGTGATT includes these proteins:
- the gspE gene encoding type II secretion system protein GspE yields the protein MVVRSVEEILIQEAGVPADTLAKARERLKPDKDLGDALRELGALDAKGWAKVQASYYGLSYRDTLSWDRQNSELLTRVPLAFAKQYQLLPCVLTDEALTVAIANPREIAALDDLRLLFHRPVQPFIVPKPVLHDALNHTYDQASQSTQALLDTLDEKVLDLDAAEWQEPRDLLEADDEAPIIRLVNSLFYQAAKERASDIHIEPFEQELLIRFRVDGILYDAVTPPRAIQPLLISRIKIMAGLHIAEKRLPQDGRIRLKIAGKDVDMRVSVIPTAFGERVVLRLLDRSSALLGLEELGLSGRNLELVNRLIYQSHGIVLVTGPTGAGKTTTLYAALSKINSSEKNILAIEDPIEYQLRGIGQMQVHPKIDLTFAAGLRSILRQDPDVIMIGEIRDAETAEIAIQAALTGHLVFSTLHTNDSFGAVSRLLDMGIESFLVSSSLLGVMAQRLVRRVCAQCRQAYVPDDSKIREVGLSPEYVAGRPFYRAGTGCEACQQKGYRGRVGIHELLVISDVVRPLVMDRVDAATIRRAATDNGMLTLRDDGAEKVLAGLTTVEEVVRVTQEEGL